In Arthrobacter alpinus, a single window of DNA contains:
- a CDS encoding electron transfer flavoprotein subunit beta/FixA family protein codes for MTQRTAVENSALNVVVLVKYVPDAQFDRHLTGDARTLDRSESILSELDEYALEAALALTDARGGAKAGNTVTALTLGPAAAAAAVKKSLQIGATQGLHVTDDALAGSDASATSLALAAAIKTLGPVDLVITGMASTDGETSIIPAQLAARLGLAQITFASSLELDGTTVTARRDGDDFSEEIQASLPALVSVTDQANDPRYPNFKGILAAKKKKVTTVSLADLGLASTAVGHAGSLTQVTAAAERPARTAGTIITDSGDAGIQLVDFLAAQKLI; via the coding sequence ATGACACAAAGGACAGCAGTGGAAAACTCAGCACTGAACGTTGTCGTACTGGTCAAATATGTGCCAGACGCACAATTTGACCGACACCTCACAGGTGATGCTCGCACGCTCGATCGCAGCGAGAGCATCCTTTCCGAACTCGATGAATACGCGCTGGAAGCAGCGCTGGCATTGACCGACGCCCGCGGCGGCGCCAAAGCCGGCAACACCGTCACGGCGTTGACGCTGGGCCCGGCCGCTGCGGCAGCAGCGGTCAAGAAGTCGCTGCAGATCGGTGCCACTCAGGGCCTGCACGTCACGGATGACGCGCTCGCCGGCTCCGACGCCTCCGCAACCTCGCTGGCCCTGGCCGCGGCCATCAAGACCCTGGGACCGGTTGATCTGGTTATCACCGGCATGGCCTCCACCGATGGTGAAACCTCCATCATCCCGGCGCAGCTGGCAGCCCGGCTGGGCCTGGCCCAGATCACCTTCGCCTCATCCCTTGAACTGGATGGCACCACCGTGACGGCTCGCCGCGACGGCGATGATTTCTCCGAGGAAATCCAGGCCTCGCTGCCCGCACTTGTGTCGGTGACCGATCAAGCCAATGATCCTCGCTACCCGAACTTCAAGGGCATCCTGGCCGCGAAGAAGAAAAAGGTGACCACGGTGTCCCTGGCGGACCTTGGCTTGGCGTCCACCGCCGTCGGCCATGCCGGATCCCTGACGCAGGTGACCGCGGCGGCCGAGCGCCCCGCCCGCACCGCCGGCACCATCATCACCGATTCCGGCGATGCCGGCATCCAGCTCGTAGACTTCCTGGCCGCGCAGAAACTGATCTGA
- a CDS encoding ABC transporter ATP-binding protein has translation MTSSLLSARSLSKRYGAGIALNNVDLDIHPGESVAIMGASGSGKTTLLHVLAGITTPDSGSVNYAGTDVTALNETSRSKLRREAFGFVFQSGLLIPELTAIENVALALMLNGVSRRDAEAQSAAWLAQLGLAGMENRRIGELSGGQAQRVAIARSQVTGARIVFADEPTGALDSTTSAEVMSALLNATAGRGNTLVLVTHDPTVASRCSRTLTMADGVLSQAPSSQAGAAAVIPFGQPTVPLGTTYMQHPASPLAAHPSMGQEWMGRP, from the coding sequence ATGACTTCATCACTTCTGAGCGCACGCTCCCTGTCCAAGCGCTACGGTGCGGGCATCGCCTTGAACAACGTGGATCTAGATATCCACCCCGGCGAGTCCGTGGCCATCATGGGCGCCTCCGGATCAGGTAAAACTACTCTCCTGCACGTCTTGGCCGGGATCACCACCCCCGATTCCGGCAGTGTGAATTACGCCGGCACCGATGTGACGGCGCTCAACGAGACCTCACGTTCCAAGCTGCGCCGTGAGGCCTTTGGCTTTGTGTTCCAATCAGGGTTGTTGATTCCCGAGCTGACGGCCATCGAGAACGTGGCTCTGGCACTGATGCTTAACGGTGTCTCGCGCCGGGACGCAGAAGCGCAATCAGCGGCTTGGCTTGCCCAACTCGGCCTCGCCGGTATGGAGAACCGCCGCATTGGTGAGCTTTCCGGCGGCCAAGCCCAGCGCGTCGCCATTGCCCGCTCCCAGGTAACTGGCGCACGCATAGTGTTCGCCGATGAACCCACCGGAGCCCTCGATTCCACGACCTCCGCCGAGGTTATGAGCGCTCTCCTGAACGCCACTGCAGGGCGCGGCAACACGCTGGTCCTGGTGACTCACGATCCAACTGTTGCTTCCCGCTGCAGTCGTACACTGACCATGGCCGACGGCGTATTGTCCCAAGCACCGTCGTCCCAGGCAGGTGCCGCGGCAGTCATCCCCTTCGGCCAGCCAACTGTGCCCCTGGGAACCACCTACATGCAGCATCCCGCCAGCCCGCTGGCCGCCCATCCTTCGATGGGCCAGGAATGGATGGGCCGACCGTGA
- a CDS encoding class I SAM-dependent methyltransferase, with protein MSARDPGLAFTDGALQFEAWSEKLWDPMGRDVVAAAGLLPGEKVLDACCGTGAATIPASLAVGPEGTVDGVDLSTGLLRIAAANLADRGILNTTLTEADVTQWRGHRTFDAVLCSYSMFFFADMEAGVEHLTSMLRPGGRFVASTWIEGALEPFAGRILEAAVKERPRLAGVVPLPNLNMSRVATVDSLTIWLKARGLENVSVATHPLTLAVDDAMAWNLVMGSGWRTLLPRDPDAIARVRREFIKSVGPHVEMNSDAMIATGTVSS; from the coding sequence ATGTCCGCTCGCGATCCTGGTTTGGCGTTCACTGACGGAGCGCTGCAATTTGAGGCGTGGTCGGAAAAGCTCTGGGACCCCATGGGCCGCGACGTTGTTGCAGCCGCCGGGCTGCTGCCTGGCGAGAAAGTACTGGACGCATGCTGCGGAACCGGTGCTGCCACGATTCCGGCGTCCCTGGCGGTAGGCCCGGAAGGGACTGTCGACGGTGTGGATCTGTCCACCGGCCTGCTGCGCATCGCTGCGGCGAACCTGGCCGATCGGGGCATCCTGAACACTACCTTGACGGAGGCTGATGTCACGCAGTGGCGCGGACACCGCACCTTCGACGCCGTGCTGTGTTCCTACAGCATGTTCTTCTTCGCAGACATGGAAGCCGGCGTTGAGCACCTAACCTCCATGCTGCGCCCCGGCGGCCGCTTTGTCGCCAGTACCTGGATCGAAGGAGCGCTGGAACCCTTCGCCGGGCGCATTCTTGAAGCAGCTGTCAAGGAACGTCCCCGGCTGGCCGGTGTGGTTCCGCTGCCCAACCTAAACATGTCACGCGTGGCAACGGTTGACTCCTTGACCATCTGGCTCAAGGCCCGTGGACTGGAAAACGTCTCGGTGGCCACGCATCCGCTCACCTTGGCAGTGGATGACGCCATGGCATGGAACCTGGTCATGGGCAGCGGGTGGCGAACGCTGCTCCCCCGCGACCCCGACGCCATCGCCCGGGTCCGCCGCGAGTTCATCAAGTCGGTGGGCCCGCACGTCGAGATGAACTCAGACGCCATGATCGCCACAGGGACAGTTTCAAGCTAA
- a CDS encoding electron transfer flavoprotein subunit alpha/FixB family protein: protein MTSIVVYIDQLDAPGKLSATTHQLLTLARSAGEPVAVVAGGVGAEILAELGTYGVTRVLHSEQSELGEYLVAPKADLVAQAAAAVSASAVLVDNGAAGKEIAARVGVTLNAGVITDAVSVTYDAGTLVAHKSVLAGSYTVEAHATSAVAVISVKSHSVEAAVAESATNPTVEAVEVAFSPASLGARIISRTPRAASGRPELDDARIVVAGGRGVDGDFTPIEELADVLGAAVGASRAATDAGWISHASQVGQTGKKVSPQLYISVGISGAIQQKAGMQTSKLIVAVNKDAESPIFEIADFGIVGDLFQVLPQAVEEIKKRRA from the coding sequence ATGACTTCAATTGTTGTATACATTGATCAGCTCGATGCGCCCGGCAAGCTTTCCGCCACCACGCATCAGCTGCTGACCCTGGCCCGCAGCGCCGGGGAGCCCGTGGCCGTTGTGGCTGGCGGCGTCGGCGCCGAGATCCTCGCCGAACTTGGCACTTATGGCGTGACTCGTGTGCTGCACTCCGAACAGTCCGAACTGGGCGAGTACCTCGTTGCGCCCAAGGCCGATCTCGTGGCGCAGGCCGCGGCCGCCGTGTCCGCCAGCGCTGTTTTGGTGGACAACGGCGCAGCCGGCAAGGAAATAGCCGCCCGGGTGGGCGTCACACTGAATGCGGGAGTCATCACGGACGCCGTTTCGGTGACATACGACGCCGGCACCCTGGTGGCGCACAAATCCGTTCTCGCGGGCTCTTACACGGTGGAGGCGCACGCGACGTCAGCTGTTGCCGTCATCAGCGTGAAGTCCCACAGTGTGGAAGCTGCCGTCGCCGAGTCGGCCACGAACCCCACTGTTGAAGCCGTAGAGGTGGCGTTTTCCCCGGCCAGCCTGGGCGCCCGCATCATCTCCCGCACACCGCGTGCGGCCTCTGGCCGTCCGGAACTTGACGATGCGCGCATTGTGGTGGCCGGCGGCCGCGGCGTTGACGGCGATTTCACCCCGATCGAAGAGCTCGCGGACGTGTTGGGTGCTGCCGTTGGCGCATCCCGTGCGGCAACCGATGCCGGCTGGATCTCGCATGCGTCACAGGTAGGCCAGACGGGCAAGAAGGTTTCCCCGCAGCTCTACATCTCCGTGGGTATTTCCGGTGCCATCCAGCAAAAGGCAGGCATGCAGACCTCCAAGCTCATCGTGGCGGTCAACAAGGATGCCGAATCGCCCATCTTCGAGATTGCCGACTTTGGGATCGTGGGAGACCTGTTCCAGGTACTGCCGCAGGCCGTGGAAGAAATCAAGAAGCGCCGGGCGTAG
- a CDS encoding J domain-containing protein, translating into MGEKHLTHYQVLGLARTASEREVKIAYRKAARITHPDRGGDPALFRQITEAYEVLADPARRQAYDRSYGSVGRERRAGAPGPASAPRGYGTPDDFDAFTTRRAPEERRPAGDPAVYFPAYEDLAAGEAPIMPRPTAAQPVHGAPRKRGLFGAASRLAREARTAQLIMQQVLPSIPAARLINGLTAPHGTGYMDHVLVSGYRIAIIGSMLVPDGAFRWDGSVLVHGTRVAAPPQLIPAARALQDLFPECNVTAWVCVHSSTGNPFEPVIDYARGTEPDGSSTVNVANAARFVREAKQFLASGPSPNVVDLNVLDRLLGGMY; encoded by the coding sequence GTGGGCGAGAAACACCTCACTCATTACCAAGTCCTGGGACTTGCCCGCACAGCCTCCGAACGCGAGGTGAAAATCGCGTACCGCAAGGCCGCGAGGATCACGCACCCCGACAGGGGTGGGGACCCCGCACTCTTCCGCCAAATCACCGAAGCCTATGAGGTCTTGGCCGATCCTGCGCGCAGGCAAGCCTATGACCGCTCTTATGGTTCCGTGGGCAGGGAGCGTCGCGCCGGCGCACCTGGTCCTGCCAGCGCCCCTCGGGGATATGGCACTCCGGATGACTTTGATGCCTTCACCACGCGTCGCGCCCCCGAAGAACGGCGCCCAGCTGGCGATCCCGCCGTCTATTTCCCCGCCTACGAAGACCTCGCGGCCGGTGAAGCCCCGATCATGCCCCGGCCCACTGCGGCACAACCGGTCCACGGCGCACCGCGCAAGCGCGGACTCTTTGGTGCTGCCTCCAGGCTTGCCCGTGAGGCCCGGACCGCGCAGCTGATCATGCAGCAAGTTCTGCCGAGCATTCCAGCTGCCCGGCTCATCAACGGCCTCACAGCACCTCACGGCACCGGCTACATGGACCACGTGCTGGTGTCCGGCTACAGGATTGCGATCATCGGATCCATGTTGGTTCCCGACGGCGCGTTCCGCTGGGACGGCAGCGTCCTGGTCCACGGAACCAGGGTTGCCGCTCCCCCGCAGCTCATCCCCGCTGCCCGGGCGTTGCAAGACCTGTTCCCTGAGTGCAATGTGACGGCCTGGGTTTGCGTCCACAGCAGCACCGGCAACCCCTTTGAACCCGTGATCGACTACGCCCGCGGAACCGAACCGGACGGATCCAGCACCGTCAACGTGGCCAACGCCGCCCGTTTTGTTCGTGAAGCCAAGCAATTTCTGGCGTCCGGCCCCTCACCCAACGTGGTTGACCTGAATGTCCTTGACCGGCTCCTGGGCGGCATGTACTAA
- a CDS encoding permease has protein sequence MKSTFSILWMMSRPAPGSKAVIVLPAVAFAMVTALMLIVLAGAMSFFTDAASQDDSGITGTYQMLAAFAVSLMVLPMLTLGGSAARLSARRRDERLSTLRLLGGTPALVSVLTVVESTLVAITGVIAGIVIYAAALPAVALIEFQGQALGLATLWLPVGVLVIAAAALVLLAAVSAALGLRLVVLSPLGVRTRQKAPTVHWLRVVLGIGAAAVLYALMTGLTASGSAAIMIVILCASFAGGLAVLNLMGPYVLKWLAGRGLRKAQTPTKLLAARTILESPKAAWRQVSSLSMTSFIAVVAGTGLALLNSAGEAQNTADESLFNDMRTGVLITVVASFLLVASSAGVNQAAAILDRRELYVSLDRLGMPRSVMEAARKRAVMWPVLVVTIGSAGLAGILLFPLTGLAMIFAPLSLLVIAGVLAGGIALVWTGLAASGPVLSAALREA, from the coding sequence GTGAAATCCACGTTTTCCATCCTTTGGATGATGTCCCGGCCGGCACCGGGAAGCAAAGCTGTCATTGTGCTGCCTGCCGTAGCTTTTGCCATGGTGACGGCCCTGATGTTGATCGTGCTGGCCGGCGCCATGAGCTTCTTCACGGATGCCGCATCACAGGACGACTCGGGGATCACGGGGACCTATCAAATGTTGGCGGCGTTTGCGGTATCGCTCATGGTCCTGCCCATGCTGACCCTGGGCGGATCCGCGGCAAGACTCTCGGCTCGGCGTCGTGACGAGCGGCTGTCCACGCTACGGCTGCTGGGTGGCACTCCTGCCCTGGTATCTGTCTTGACTGTTGTTGAATCCACGCTCGTGGCGATCACGGGTGTGATCGCTGGAATCGTCATCTACGCTGCTGCCCTGCCCGCCGTGGCATTGATTGAGTTTCAGGGCCAGGCCCTGGGGCTGGCAACCTTGTGGCTTCCGGTTGGCGTCCTCGTAATTGCCGCGGCCGCCTTGGTGCTGTTGGCTGCCGTCAGCGCCGCCCTTGGCCTACGCCTTGTGGTGCTCTCACCCTTGGGGGTTCGTACACGGCAAAAGGCACCCACCGTACACTGGCTTCGCGTAGTCCTCGGGATCGGCGCCGCCGCGGTGCTTTATGCCCTGATGACAGGCCTTACCGCCAGCGGATCTGCAGCCATCATGATCGTGATCCTGTGCGCCAGCTTTGCGGGCGGCCTGGCCGTGTTGAACCTCATGGGCCCCTATGTCTTGAAGTGGCTGGCGGGCCGAGGGCTGCGCAAGGCCCAAACCCCCACGAAGCTGCTGGCGGCCCGAACCATTTTGGAGTCCCCCAAGGCCGCATGGCGACAGGTCAGCTCCTTGTCGATGACAAGTTTCATAGCCGTGGTTGCAGGCACGGGACTTGCTCTGCTGAACTCCGCCGGAGAAGCCCAAAACACCGCAGATGAATCCCTCTTCAACGATATGCGCACGGGTGTGCTAATTACCGTGGTGGCGTCATTCCTGCTCGTGGCTTCCAGCGCGGGCGTGAATCAGGCCGCCGCCATCCTTGACCGTCGTGAGCTGTATGTGAGCCTGGACCGGCTCGGCATGCCTCGCTCCGTCATGGAGGCCGCACGCAAGCGGGCCGTGATGTGGCCCGTACTTGTTGTCACGATCGGTTCCGCGGGCCTGGCCGGCATCCTCTTGTTTCCCCTAACGGGCCTGGCGATGATCTTTGCGCCCTTGTCCTTGCTCGTGATTGCCGGCGTACTTGCCGGCGGCATCGCACTGGTTTGGACCGGCTTGGCCGCCTCCGGACCGGTGCTCAGTGCTGCTCTCCGCGAGGCCTAA
- a CDS encoding pyrimidine reductase family protein, giving the protein MIERLFPRPALLSGADLDQELLAPPSEHRMAGRPWVSFDFISSLDGAATLDGLSGKLGNAWDLRVFSLLRQSADVILVGAATIRAEGYGGELLSAAAQQWRLENWLAAHPPVAIVSGSLNLDPALEVFTQAPVRPLILTLESALTASEPDHVAALAEVAEIITVGTDVLDPELVISVLAARNYQRIHSEGGPTLLGTFAAAGKVDELNLTVSPLLVSGRAGRIAHGPETSAATSTMELTRILKAESMLFLRYVRPVG; this is encoded by the coding sequence ATGATCGAGAGACTTTTCCCCCGCCCCGCCCTGTTGTCCGGTGCCGACCTGGACCAGGAACTACTGGCACCCCCCTCTGAACACCGCATGGCCGGGCGTCCCTGGGTGAGCTTTGACTTCATCTCCAGCCTTGACGGTGCGGCCACCTTGGACGGACTATCGGGAAAGTTGGGCAACGCGTGGGACCTGCGCGTGTTCTCCCTGCTTCGCCAAAGCGCCGACGTCATCCTTGTGGGCGCTGCAACGATCAGGGCCGAAGGCTACGGCGGAGAACTCCTGAGTGCGGCGGCACAGCAATGGCGCCTTGAGAACTGGTTGGCCGCACATCCACCCGTAGCTATCGTCTCGGGCTCGCTCAATCTTGACCCGGCGCTCGAGGTGTTTACCCAGGCCCCCGTCCGGCCACTGATCCTGACCCTGGAGTCGGCACTCACCGCTTCCGAACCGGATCACGTTGCGGCGCTCGCCGAGGTCGCCGAAATCATCACGGTCGGCACTGACGTGCTGGACCCGGAGCTGGTCATTTCAGTCCTGGCCGCACGGAACTATCAGCGCATCCATTCCGAGGGCGGCCCCACTTTGCTGGGCACCTTTGCGGCCGCCGGAAAAGTCGACGAACTAAATCTCACTGTCTCACCGCTCCTCGTCAGCGGCCGGGCTGGCAGAATCGCCCACGGCCCCGAAACCTCAGCTGCCACCAGCACCATGGAACTGACGAGAATCCTCAAAGCCGAGTCCATGCTGTTCCTGCGCTACGTGCGCCCTGTCGGCTAG
- the folP gene encoding dihydropteroate synthase, protein MRTSPAVTSPFYAPPLIHPVHQFGPRTIDFSRQVALMAIINRTPDSFYDGGATFALDAAVSASLAAVKDGADWVDIGGVPFAPGPALSADEESDRVVPVIAAVAAASDVIISVDTFLPEVAARSIAAGAHVINDTTGLANPEIASVVAEHGAHLVITHSLAKPRTVYPRPHYDDVVTEVAAFLAEKVNLAISLGVPAEKIIIDPGHDLNKNTLHTLEITRRFNEIAGLGFPALAAVSNKDFIGESLNQAKHERLEGSLATGVICILGGARILRMHNIASANSAIRMTETTLGWREPAYLKHNMGDLNEPAHPNRSNG, encoded by the coding sequence ATGAGGACTTCCCCCGCAGTTACTTCCCCGTTCTATGCGCCGCCACTGATTCACCCGGTCCACCAGTTTGGGCCACGCACCATCGACTTCAGCCGTCAGGTGGCGCTCATGGCCATTATTAACCGCACACCGGATTCCTTCTATGACGGCGGAGCCACCTTTGCCCTTGATGCTGCGGTCTCGGCTTCGCTTGCGGCCGTGAAGGACGGTGCCGATTGGGTTGATATTGGCGGGGTGCCGTTTGCGCCCGGGCCCGCGCTGAGCGCTGACGAGGAAAGTGACCGGGTGGTGCCGGTCATCGCTGCCGTGGCGGCCGCCAGCGATGTGATCATCTCGGTGGACACGTTCCTCCCAGAGGTTGCGGCCCGCAGCATCGCAGCAGGCGCCCACGTAATCAACGACACCACAGGATTGGCAAATCCGGAGATCGCCTCCGTGGTGGCGGAGCATGGCGCGCATCTGGTCATCACCCACTCGCTGGCCAAGCCCCGAACGGTCTACCCACGGCCGCACTACGACGACGTTGTCACCGAGGTTGCCGCGTTCCTGGCCGAGAAGGTGAACCTCGCCATCTCCCTGGGTGTGCCAGCCGAGAAGATCATCATCGATCCTGGCCATGACCTCAACAAGAACACCCTGCACACCTTGGAGATCACCCGTCGCTTCAACGAGATTGCCGGCCTGGGCTTCCCCGCCCTGGCGGCTGTGTCCAACAAGGACTTCATTGGCGAATCCCTCAACCAAGCCAAGCATGAGCGGCTTGAAGGTTCGCTGGCCACCGGGGTGATCTGCATTCTGGGCGGTGCCCGGATCCTGCGCATGCACAATATCGCCTCGGCCAACTCTGCCATTCGCATGACCGAGACAACCCTGGGCTGGCGGGAACCGGCCTATCTCAAACACAACATGGGAGATCTTAACGAGCCCGCCCACCCGAACCGCAGCAACGGTTAA
- a CDS encoding diacylglycerol kinase family protein yields the protein MNTIPRTSIEPAAGTALSIAVAINPRAAFGGKGASSPTRTGDMVVARLREAGHHISELRRGDYLALKRAVDAEIAAGAQALVVVGGDGMVHLGVNAVAHKNVPLGIIPAGTGNDAARGLGLELNNPGAAVEHFLRCCHGGPRILDLGRIDRAGQEPVWFMGALSAGFDALVNERANTWRWPRGPMRYNLAILRELAVLRPLNYSLVVDGQAGKQQAVLISISNGTSIGGGMLITPKAKYDDGLLDMFVVSPVSRTRFLRIYPLVFSGRHAGRPEVRIRQVSEVIIDAPGLIAYADGERIGPLPATVAADPGAALLWG from the coding sequence ATGAACACGATCCCGCGCACTTCCATCGAACCCGCAGCAGGCACAGCACTGTCCATTGCCGTGGCCATCAATCCGCGTGCGGCCTTTGGCGGAAAAGGTGCCTCCTCGCCCACGCGGACCGGGGATATGGTGGTGGCGCGCCTGCGTGAAGCCGGACATCACATCAGCGAGCTGCGCCGCGGCGATTACCTCGCCCTAAAACGAGCGGTCGACGCCGAGATCGCCGCAGGTGCCCAGGCCCTGGTCGTTGTGGGTGGGGACGGCATGGTCCACCTCGGGGTCAACGCCGTGGCCCACAAGAACGTCCCCCTGGGCATCATCCCGGCAGGCACCGGCAACGACGCCGCCCGCGGACTGGGCCTTGAGCTGAACAACCCGGGCGCCGCCGTCGAGCATTTCCTAAGGTGCTGCCACGGCGGGCCCCGCATCCTGGATCTAGGCCGGATTGATCGAGCAGGACAGGAGCCGGTTTGGTTCATGGGCGCGCTCTCGGCCGGCTTCGATGCCCTGGTCAACGAGCGCGCCAACACGTGGCGTTGGCCGCGCGGACCCATGCGCTACAACCTGGCGATCCTGCGCGAACTGGCCGTTTTGAGGCCGCTGAACTATTCGCTGGTGGTGGATGGCCAGGCCGGCAAGCAGCAGGCCGTACTGATTTCCATCTCCAACGGCACCTCCATAGGTGGTGGCATGTTGATCACCCCGAAGGCCAAATACGACGACGGCCTGCTGGATATGTTTGTTGTCTCCCCCGTGTCGCGGACCAGGTTCCTGCGAATTTACCCGCTGGTCTTCTCCGGACGGCACGCCGGCCGCCCGGAGGTCAGGATTAGGCAGGTGTCTGAGGTCATCATTGACGCGCCCGGACTCATTGCGTACGCGGACGGCGAGCGAATCGGGCCACTACCGGCGACCGTCGCGGCGGATCCAGGTGCGGCACTGCTGTGGGGTTAG
- a CDS encoding NAD(P)/FAD-dependent oxidoreductase, which produces MNASLNTPATSPAAGMVIIGGGLTAATAAEALRKQGYGGAVTIVAAEAEVPYQRPPLSKGFLAGKEDDEALLPLLAHWYDENNVTLLTGVAATALDPTGHTVTLDNGTTLPYAKALIATGAAPRRIPLSGVDLDGVCTFRTKADSVALKLKLAGGGHHVVMIGSGWIGMEIAATATELGNHVTLLGLEDVPLSAAIGTTLGTVFMDRHKEAGVTFLLPASAAEIQGGNGAVTHVLTTTGVSLPADIVIVAVGVVPNIALAQGAGLTINNGIEVTAGLQTSEPDVFAAGDVANAMHPITGALARSEHWANAIAGGKVAARSMLGQDAVLDDIPYFYTDQFDLGMEYSGFGALTKDAQLVIRGSLEKREFIAFWLLDGRLVAGMNVNIWDVQDAIKELISSQRIIDTHKLADPQTPLEAI; this is translated from the coding sequence ATGAATGCCTCACTCAACACTCCCGCCACTTCCCCAGCCGCTGGCATGGTCATTATTGGTGGCGGGCTCACTGCCGCCACCGCGGCCGAAGCCCTGCGAAAGCAAGGGTATGGCGGAGCCGTCACGATCGTCGCGGCGGAAGCTGAGGTTCCATACCAGCGCCCGCCGCTGTCCAAGGGATTTCTGGCAGGCAAGGAGGATGACGAGGCTCTTCTGCCCCTCCTTGCCCACTGGTACGACGAGAATAACGTCACGCTCTTGACGGGCGTGGCCGCAACAGCCCTGGATCCGACGGGGCACACCGTCACCCTCGACAACGGGACCACCCTCCCGTATGCCAAGGCACTCATCGCCACAGGTGCTGCGCCGCGCCGAATTCCGCTGTCCGGCGTCGACCTTGACGGTGTCTGCACTTTCCGCACCAAGGCCGACAGCGTGGCGTTGAAATTGAAGCTTGCCGGTGGTGGCCACCACGTTGTCATGATTGGCTCGGGCTGGATTGGCATGGAAATCGCTGCCACGGCCACCGAATTGGGTAACCACGTGACCTTGCTGGGTCTGGAAGATGTGCCCTTGTCCGCCGCGATTGGAACCACGCTGGGCACAGTTTTCATGGACCGGCACAAGGAGGCGGGCGTGACGTTTCTCCTCCCGGCGAGCGCCGCGGAAATCCAGGGCGGCAACGGCGCTGTGACGCACGTACTCACGACCACAGGTGTGAGCCTGCCGGCCGATATTGTCATTGTGGCCGTGGGCGTGGTGCCCAATATCGCCCTGGCTCAAGGGGCTGGGCTTACGATCAACAATGGCATCGAGGTCACGGCGGGGCTGCAAACGTCCGAGCCGGATGTGTTTGCCGCTGGCGACGTGGCCAATGCGATGCATCCGATCACCGGCGCCTTGGCGCGTTCGGAGCACTGGGCCAACGCGATTGCCGGCGGTAAGGTTGCTGCGCGGTCAATGCTGGGTCAGGATGCCGTCCTCGATGACATCCCGTATTTTTACACCGACCAGTTTGATCTGGGCATGGAATATTCCGGTTTCGGCGCCTTGACCAAGGATGCCCAGCTGGTTATTCGTGGCAGCCTCGAAAAGCGTGAATTCATCGCATTCTGGCTGCTGGATGGCCGTCTGGTAGCGGGCATGAATGTAAATATCTGGGATGTCCAGGACGCCATCAAGGAGCTGATCTCCTCCCAGCGAATCATCGACACGCATAAGCTGGCTGACCCGCAAACCCCTCTCGAGGCTATTTGA
- a CDS encoding tRNA (cytidine(34)-2'-O)-methyltransferase: MFRILFMTPEIPGNTGNAIRLAAITGAELHLVEPLGFDFSDAKLRRAGLDYHDLAVVTVHKTLEDAWAVLAPERVFAFTSDGESNYTDISYQPGDVLMFGRESDGLPLEVKQDPHVTARVRLPMLPALRSLNLANAASIAVFEAWRQNGFAGAQIQA, translated from the coding sequence GTGTTCCGCATCCTATTTATGACCCCTGAAATCCCCGGCAATACCGGCAACGCCATCCGCTTGGCCGCCATCACCGGGGCCGAACTCCACCTCGTGGAACCTCTTGGCTTTGACTTCTCCGACGCCAAGTTGCGCCGGGCCGGTTTGGACTATCACGATCTGGCCGTGGTGACCGTGCACAAAACCCTCGAGGACGCTTGGGCAGTCCTGGCCCCCGAACGGGTCTTTGCCTTTACCTCCGACGGTGAAAGCAACTACACGGACATCTCCTACCAACCCGGTGACGTGCTCATGTTTGGCCGCGAATCCGACGGCCTGCCCCTCGAAGTCAAACAAGATCCCCACGTCACAGCCCGCGTCCGGCTCCCCATGCTGCCCGCCCTGCGGTCCCTTAATTTGGCCAATGCGGCCTCGATCGCCGTCTTCGAGGCATGGCGTCAAAACGGTTTTGCCGGGGCACAAATCCAGGCTTAA